One Tachysurus vachellii isolate PV-2020 chromosome 5, HZAU_Pvac_v1, whole genome shotgun sequence genomic window, TGTCGATGTTCATCGGAGAGTGGTCGCACTGTGAACAACCACCTCTTTGGTTTtctcaacattcagagacaggttgttggctctacaccaggcagttagctgttgcacctcctctctgtatgctgactcgtcgttcttgctgatgaaaCTCgacacggtcgtgtcatcggcgaacttgatacggtttgatctgtgcattgctgtacagtcatgagtcagcaagttgaacagcagtggaccgagaacgcagccctgaggggctccagttaTCAGTCtggaggtctcccagtcagaaagtccaggatccagttgcagagggaggtgtttagtcccagcaggctcagcttcccaatcaggtgctgagggatgattgtattgaatgctgaactaaagtctatgaacagcattcataaGTACGTGTCTTTATTGCCCTGGTGGGtaagggctgtggcaatggcatcgtccatggagcggtttggacgatacgcgaactgtatggggtccagtgagggtggtaactgggtcttaaTGTGCCTCATGATGAAGCACTTTATAATGATGGGAGTGAGTGCGACgagacgatagtcattgaggcaggacactgtaggcTTGGGACGGGGGCAATGGTGGTTGTCATGAGGCACGTGGggacaacggcgctgctcagggaaatgttgaagatgtcagtgaagctagctgttctgcacattccctgagcaccctgccaggaatgttgtctggtccagcagccatccgtgggttaactctacATAGAAAGGTCTTCCTTGCTGTTACGTTGTTTTGCACCTCAAACCAAgcatagaagtcattcagcgcaTCTGGAAGGTAGGCCTCACTattacaggcaggtgaagctgtctgtCATAGTGATGAGGTAATAATAGTGACGTGATGGTGATAAGGAACTGTTTCAGGAACTGCGCCATGGTCGATTCAGTTTTTCCCTTCGAAATGGTCCACAAACCCTTAAAGATACCTTAAAGATGTTTCACTTGAGATTCCATTTCTAGAAAAACTAAATAGATACAGAAGGAGAACCACAGTTCCTGGAAGCGTTCCACTTCAACTTTGCCACAATATCGCAGAACGGTTTTGATGCactgtattatttatgtacttgttgatcttttatttgttgttgacgaccgtttgtgtgtgtgtgtgtgtgaagtgatttGTCCAGATAAAGAGTCCACATGCCCAGATGACACAACCTGCTGCAAGCTAGCAAACGGCAGCTACGGCTGTTGCCCCATGCCTAAcgtgtgtattttctttttatttgttgtttcctggtttttttgtttttttttttattgttgttggcTGTAGTATAATTCTcagttgatgttgttgttgttgttgttgttgttgttgttgttgatggcCTTAGGCTGTCTGTTGTGAGGATTATGTGCACTGCTGTCCTGAAGGAACGACCTGCGACCTTGAACACGGCGCCTGTGTCCTGGTCAGTGAGCTCAATGCGATGACTGTTgaggccacgcccactctgCATATAAAGCCCACAGGTAAACATTCAAGGTTTTAAACTCTAATGCGTAATGCTGCCCTCAAGACACAGTGTGTGACCTATACAACACTTGTGATGACCCTGTTGACCTTTCTCTCTGTTCCCTTGGTGAAAAACAGTTCCCGCCTTCCCACGTCCTTCACAGAATATCAACGACAAATGTGACCCGACCTTTTCATGCCCACAAGACACTACCTGCTGCAAGATGGCTACCGGCGATTGGGGCTGCTGTCCTCTACCACAAGTGGGTGCACATGTTTACTTCAGCACACTTTATGGTCATCGCCATAGCGATGGAATGATGTTTAAATCCTGAATCgggtttatttcttttctctctagGCTGTGTGCTGTGAGGATCATCTACACTGCTGCCCTCACAACACGGTGTGTAACGTGCAAGCAGGGACGTGTGACAGTGTCTCAGATTCGAGCTCGACCGTGCCCTGGGTCACCAAGATACCCGCCGTGGCCGTAGTGCCTGAGAATGAGCACTGTGATGAGACCTCAGCGTGTCCAACAGGAACAACCTGCTGTAAACAGAAATCAGGAACCTGGGCCTGCTGCCTGCTTCcacgggtacacacacacacacacacacacacacacacaagtatacatGAACTcccttctgtctcacacacacctacaccttTCATCTGTCACCTCGCAGGCCGTTTGCTGTGAAGATCACGAGCACTGCTGTCCTCAGGGCTACAAGTGTGACGTCTCTCACGAGTCCTGCGAACACCCTTTTCTACCCAGCATGCCTTGGGTCAGAAAGCATCCAGCGCTGAGTGTGACGCGTAGCTTCCTCTCTCACCCCAGTGCTAACGCCGAGTCAGGCTCGCAGCACGAACACAAATGTGACGCACAGACCAGCTGCCCCAGAGGCAGCACCTGCTGCTTCATGGCAAAACTCAGCCAGTGGGGTTGCTGCCCTCTGCcacaggtctcacacacacacacaaacacacacagttatagtCTATTCACAATTCTACTTATCCATCTTCACGCTAATACGCTTCTACCTCAGCGTTTGATGCGTGTTCTCTCTCTGCAGGCTGTGTGTTGTGGCGACGGAGATCACTGCTGTCCCAGCGGCTACACCTGCGATAAGGAGAAACCCACCTGCACGAAGGGAAACCTGGAGCTTCCGTGGTTCAAGAAGCAGCCGGCCATAAGCGTCACGAGCGACCTTGGGGACGTGAAGTGCGATGACAACACCAGCTGTGCGGCTGGCACCACGTGCTGCAGATTACGCACAAAAGCGTGGGGATGCTGTCCGCTAGCCCAGGTGTGTCAGGGTTGGGGTTTCAAGCGTATGCTGTACGGTGACGTGTATGTCGAGCgatttggtttttatttttattttttttttctatttcgtAGGCGGTGTGTTGTGAAGACCACGAGCACTGCTGCCCTCACGACTACACCTGCGACCTGCAGAGCGGCACCTGCGTTAAACcttccaccacacacaccgtGGCTCTCGCACTCACGCGCGTGCTCTCTGACAAAAACGAAGATGAGCCGATGTGCGACGCCACAAGACGCTGTTCTAAGAGTCAGACCTGCTGTCGCTCGTCCGACTCCGATTGGGCCTGCTGTCCGTTTGAGCAGGTAACATTTTGTCAGATTGTCTCATCCGATTGGACAGAATTGTCTCTACATATATAGGtcgttactatagtaacagttcATTCGCAGAAGCGCTCCATGAAATTTGATGCGGAGAAGTTTTGCATAgcgagtctccagtgtcagcccGTGTCTctcaaatattaatattttttcctttcctgcTCTAGGCGGTGTGTTGTGAGGACATGAAGCACTGCT contains:
- the grnb gene encoding granulin b isoform X1; its protein translation is MHARVCMLVCMLSVCSALICPDGGMCDNGNTCCQTSWGGYGCCPLPNAECCSDHLHCCHEGTLCDTEHGTCVNKTHSLEWVRRVSAKQITLPQAVVCPDQESECPDDTTCCQMPDGIWGCCPMPNAVCCEDRRHCCPEGTSCDIAHSRCVSAVRGSIPLLRKFPAIHKDAAVNKGSVKFPGSNDVICPDKESTCPDDTTCCKLANGSYGCCPMPNAVCCEDYVHCCPEGTTCDLEHGACVLVSELNAMTVEATPTLHIKPTVPAFPRPSQNINDKCDPTFSCPQDTTCCKMATGDWGCCPLPQAVCCEDHLHCCPHNTVCNVQAGTCDSVSDSSSTVPWVTKIPAVAVVPENEHCDETSACPTGTTCCKQKSGTWACCLLPRAVCCEDHEHCCPQGYKCDVSHESCEHPFLPSMPWVRKHPALSVTRSFLSHPSANAESGSQHEHKCDAQTSCPRGSTCCFMAKLSQWGCCPLPQAVCCGDGDHCCPSGYTCDKEKPTCTKGNLELPWFKKQPAISVTSDLGDVKCDDNTSCAAGTTCCRLRTKAWGCCPLAQAVCCEDHEHCCPHDYTCDLQSGTCVKPSTTHTVALALTRVLSDKNEDEPMCDATRRCSKSQTCCRSSDSDWACCPFEQAVCCEDMKHCCPKGYACDPKIRCTKVSSLTWWDNSHITVEKRHHATN
- the grnb gene encoding granulin b isoform X2; this translates as MPNAVCCEDRRHCCPEGTSCDIAHSRCVSAVRGSIPLLRKFPAIHKDAAVNKGSVKFPGSNDVICPDKESTCPDDTTCCKLANGSYGCCPMPNAVCCEDYVHCCPEGTTCDLEHGACVLVSELNAMTVEATPTLHIKPTVPAFPRPSQNINDKCDPTFSCPQDTTCCKMATGDWGCCPLPQAVCCEDHLHCCPHNTVCNVQAGTCDSVSDSSSTVPWVTKIPAVAVVPENEHCDETSACPTGTTCCKQKSGTWACCLLPRAVCCEDHEHCCPQGYKCDVSHESCEHPFLPSMPWVRKHPALSVTRSFLSHPSANAESGSQHEHKCDAQTSCPRGSTCCFMAKLSQWGCCPLPQAVCCGDGDHCCPSGYTCDKEKPTCTKGNLELPWFKKQPAISVTSDLGDVKCDDNTSCAAGTTCCRLRTKAWGCCPLAQAVCCEDHEHCCPHDYTCDLQSGTCVKPSTTHTVALALTRVLSDKNEDEPMCDATRRCSKSQTCCRSSDSDWACCPFEQAVCCEDMKHCCPKGYACDPKIRCTKVSSLTWWDNSHITVEKRHHATN